A genomic window from Molothrus ater isolate BHLD 08-10-18 breed brown headed cowbird chromosome Z unlocalized genomic scaffold, BPBGC_Mater_1.1 matZ_random_MA36, whole genome shotgun sequence includes:
- the LOC118699154 gene encoding serine/threonine-protein kinase PAK 3-like: MVKMENPIIKYIELENIGSGTFGDVCKALDTATGGEVAIKKINLQGLVRKEGTFNELMVMKINKHRNIVNYLKSYLVDRQLWLIMEYMDGGTLSDVINETHVSEGEIATISRECLQGLDFLHLNDVIHQDVKSSNILLKTDGSVKLADFGLFTQLTPEQGRRSSVARTSGWLAPEVVTGQPYGPKVDIWSLGIVGIEMVEREVPYWNATPVLPQLLIAIQGTPKLQQPNLFSPCLRDFLSCCLQTDEEQRWSAKDLLQHPFVRFAEPVSSLVPLIVSVKKRKETRM; the protein is encoded by the exons ATGGTGAAGATGGAAAATCCtattataaaatacattgaGCTGGAAAATATTGGCAGTGG GACTTTTGGAGATGTTTGTAAAGCACTTGACACTGCCACAGGAGGAGAG GTGgccataaagaaaataaatcttcaagGACTGGTCAGAAAGGAAGGAACCTTTAATGAACTCATGGTCATGAAAATCAATAAGCACCGAAACATTGTGAATTATTTAAAGAG cTACCTTGTGGATAGGCAGCTCTGGCTGATTATGGAGTACATGGACGGAGGCACTCTGAGCGATGTCATCAACGAGACTCACGTGTCTGAAGGAGAGATTGCAACCATCAGTCGGGAG tgCCTGCAAGGACTTGATTTTCTTCACTTGAACGACGTGATCCACCAAGATGTGAAGAGCAGCAACATCCTTCTCAAAACCGATGGCTCTGTCAAGCTGG CTGATTTTGGCCTCTTTACTCAGCTcacccctgagcagggcagacGGAGCTCCGTGGCCCGCACTTCTGGGTGGCTGGCGCCTGAAGTGGTGACAGGTCAACCATATGGCCCCAAAGTGGACATATGGTCTTTGGGAATCGTGGGCATCGAAATGGTGGAACGAGAAGTTCCTTACTGGAATGCAACTCCTGTCTTG ccTCAACTCCTGATCGCCATACAAGGGAcaccaaagctgcagcagcccaaCCTATTTTCACCTTGCCTGCGTgacttcctgagctgctgcctgcagacagaTGAGGAGCAGCGCTGGTCTGCCAAGGACCTCCTGCAG CATCCATTTGTAAGATTTGCTGAGCCTGTGTCCAGCCTGGTGCCACTGATTGTTTCagtgaagaagaggaaggagacaaGAATGTGA